Proteins from one Pyrobaculum neutrophilum V24Sta genomic window:
- a CDS encoding replication factor C small subunit, with protein sequence MSELFWFEKYRPRSFDEVVDLEEVKSRLREFVRSGNMPHLLFYGPPGTGKTTMALVLARELYGEYWRENTLELNASDERGINVIRERVKEFARTAPIKAPFKLVILDEADNMTSDAQQALRRIMEIYAQNTRFILLANYVSGIIEPIQSRVVMVRFNPLPKDAVIARLRYIAENEGIKASDDALETIFEFTQGDMRKAINALQIAAATSREITEETVAKALGLVSPKLLRETLHEAVRGSFSKAMTQIYGFVVDGGVGELEILKQIHREVLRLDVPEYVKPDLAYIVAEAHYATLRGARGLAQIYGALAKVRRLLKHAV encoded by the coding sequence ATGAGCGAGCTGTTTTGGTTTGAGAAGTATCGTCCTCGTTCGTTTGATGAGGTGGTGGATTTGGAGGAGGTTAAGAGTCGGCTTAGGGAGTTTGTGAGGAGTGGTAATATGCCGCATCTCTTGTTTTACGGCCCTCCTGGGACTGGGAAGACCACCATGGCTCTTGTCTTGGCGAGGGAGCTCTACGGCGAGTACTGGCGTGAGAATACGCTGGAGCTCAACGCCTCAGACGAGAGAGGTATAAACGTGATACGGGAGAGGGTGAAGGAATTCGCCCGCACAGCCCCAATCAAAGCCCCCTTCAAACTAGTCATACTAGACGAGGCAGACAACATGACAAGCGACGCCCAACAAGCCCTCAGAAGAATAATGGAAATATACGCACAAAACACAAGATTCATACTACTGGCAAACTACGTAAGCGGGATCATCGAGCCCATACAGTCGAGAGTAGTGATGGTGAGGTTCAACCCGCTCCCGAAAGATGCCGTGATCGCAAGACTTAGATACATAGCGGAGAACGAGGGTATAAAGGCGTCGGACGACGCGTTGGAGACGATATTTGAGTTCACGCAGGGAGATATGAGGAAGGCCATCAACGCTCTCCAGATCGCCGCTGCCACGAGTCGCGAAATCACCGAGGAGACTGTGGCGAAGGCGCTCGGCTTGGTGTCGCCTAAGTTGTTGAGGGAGACCCTACACGAGGCCGTGAGAGGTAGCTTTAGCAAGGCGATGACGCAGATCTACGGCTTTGTAGTAGATGGAGGAGTCGGCGAGTTGGAGATACTAAAGCAGATACACAGGGAGGTGCTGAGGCTAGATGTGCCAGAATATGTAAAGCCAGATCTTGCATATATAGTAGCCGAGGCTCACTACGCAACGCTGAGGGGGGCGCGTGGGCTGGCGCAGATATACGGGGCTCTTGCGAAGGTGAGGAGACTTCTGAAACACGCCGTATAG